Proteins encoded together in one Nitrospirota bacterium window:
- a CDS encoding four helix bundle protein, translated as MVGASFEDLEVWKNRIPDFQRFLNIAKGSAAELRTQVYISQEVKVFSNSDAKELIQELK; from the coding sequence ATTGTGGGCGCTTCTTTTGAAGATTTAGAAGTATGGAAAAATCGTATCCCGGATTTCCAGAGATTCTTAAATATAGCAAAAGGTTCGGCTGCGGAACTGAGAACACAAGTATATATTTCACAAGAGGTCAAGGTATTTTCTAATAGTGATGCGAAAGAACTCATTCAAGAATTGAAG